A single region of the Fusarium fujikuroi IMI 58289 draft genome, chromosome FFUJ_chr05 genome encodes:
- a CDS encoding related to choline monooxygenase yields the protein MFSKLGSVLAMTGVNGNAILSGKSESPEPRALPASWYRQDEMYQLERRAIFSKRWLLATHKLRFTKPGDFLRFEEAGYAFVLCLDKDGETINGFHNICRHRAFPIVTEEAGNAKIFSCKYHGWSYGINGKLAKAPRFDTVPAFNKDNHSLFPVHVHIDAIGFIWVNLDASPEPEVKWTDDFEGVDSQERFKHFDFFQYQFDHVWGMPGNYNWKTLADNYNECYHCQVAHPDVKAIADLSFYYTVSKPGYIQHFSRPKKGTEKDDIKISSTYYFPNACMTVSPHFFYMMRCVPTSVGTCSMEYEVYRHKDATDEEFERTNSFFKRVLGEDKYLCDAVQKNLEAGVFTNGELHPDLESAPIFFQNMVRQIVTEHHRKEQDSKGEIWPARRHVSTSEVTKGDDEFCDGLACKTDSADMEW from the exons atgttcTCAAAACTCGGTTCGGTGCTGGCCATGACTGGCGTAAATGGAAACGCTATTCTATCCGGCAAATCAGAGTCTCCAGAGCCGAGGGCCCTCCCCGCATCATGGTACCGCCAGGACGAAATGTATCAGCTTGAGCGAcgcgccatcttctccaagcgaTGGCTTCTCGCCACACACAAATTACGCTTCACCAAGCCGGGAGACTTTCTCCGCTTCGAGGAGGCAGGCTATGCTTTTGTGCTGTGCCTGGACAAAGACGGAGAGACCATCAACGGCTTTCATAACATCTGCAGGCACAGAGCGTTTCCAATCGTCACAGAAGAGGCGGGAaacgccaagatcttctcctgCAAATATCACGGTTGGTCGTACGGCATCAACGGAAAGCTTGCCAAGGCACCGCGCTTCGACACCGTCCCGGCGTTCAACAAAGACAACCACAGCCTCTTTCCTGTCCATGTGCATATCGATGCCATTGGCTTCATCTGGGTCAACTTGGATGCGTCCCCGGAGCCAGAAGTGAAATGGACGGACGACTTTGAGGGGGTTGACTCACAGGAGCGGTTCAAACATTTTGACTTCTTTCAATATCAGTTCGATCACGTCTGGGGCATGCCAGGCAATTACAACTGGAAAACCCTTGCAGATAACTACAACGAATGTTATCATTGCCAAGTTGCGCATCCAGATGTTAAAGCCATAGCAGATTTGTCCTTTTACTACACCGTGTCCAAGCCGGGTTACATCCAGCACTTTTCGCGGCCAAAAAAGGGAACTGAAAAAGACGATATCAAGATCAGTAGCACCTACTATTTCCCCAACGCCTGCATGACTGTTTC GCCGCATTTCTTCTACATGATGCGATGCGTACCAACATCAGTTGGCACATGTTCAATGGAGTATGAAGTTTATCGCCATAAAGACGCCACCGACGAAGAATTCGAAAGAACTAACTCCTTCTTCAAGCGGGTTCTCGGAGAAGACAAGTACTTGTGCGATGCGGTGCAGAAGAACCTGGAAGCAGGTGTCTTTACCAACGGAGAGCTGCATCCTGACTTGGAGAGCGCGCCGATCTTCTTCCAGAATATGGTGAGACAGATTGTGACTGAGCACCATAGAAAAGAGCAGGATTCGAAGGGGGAGATATGGCCTGCTCGGCGACATGTATCGACTTCTGAGGTCACAAAGGGGGATGATGAATTTTGCGATGGACTAGCTTGCAAGACTGATAGTGCTGATATGGAGTGGTGA
- a CDS encoding probable glutaredoxin, giving the protein MSNSNENIHAQPMPAGLQTIDASEPAAPKAALHSRLTDLVNGAPVMLFMKGVPKCPSCLFGRRIVRILDHQAIHYSSFYVLKDETVRLGIKEYADWPTYPQLWVNGELVGGLDIVKEELSANPEFLSAHRVPEIEDYAARVMA; this is encoded by the exons ATGTCAAATTCCAACGAAAATATCCACGCCCAGCCGATGCCGGCCGGTTTGCAGACGATAGACGCTTCTGAACCTGCCGCACCAAAAGCAGCACTCCATTCCAGATTAACAGATCTAGTCAATGGCGCCCCAGTAATGCTCTTCATGAAGGGCGTGCCCAAGTGCCCATCATGTCTCTTCGGCCGACGTATCGTTCGCATCTTGGACCACCAAGCCATTCATTACAGTTCTTTCTATGTACTGAAGGATGAGACTGTTCGTCTGGGCATCAAGGAATATGCCGACTGGCCGACTTACCCCCAGTTATGGGTCAATGGTGAATTAGTTGGCGGGTTGGATATT GTAAAGGAAGAGCTTTCCGCCAATCCAGAGTTTCTGAGTGCACACAGAGTACCTGAAATAGAAGACTATGCGGCAAGGGTCATGGCTTAG
- a CDS encoding related to peroxisomal short-chain alcohol dehydrogenase gives MDIINTSRATHVTKTVHSKPYNALSTDNPKLSQAGKSILITGGGTTIGNSIGRSFVRASAEAVIILGRRLEVLQEGARRLEQEAKAAGTQTKIIHRQLDITDFSAVDEFWKHLASEGISVDVFVSNAAAFPQLKPLLESGTNNMWSDLNTNVHAPMYLLEKFHAQNTGKRRARKPIFVVNVSSSIAHNYMQDVTTKLAAYAFNKSCSTLLFQMVAKDTPVEEMQITSMHPGLIWSPEWVKMGFKEDVGFDDLALHGNFAVWLATPNAAFLHGRFTWASWDINELSEGPIRECIEKDPYYLKMTIRGANP, from the exons ATGGATATTATCAACACTTCTAGAGCAACTCATGTCACTAAGACGGTGCACAGCAAGCCATATAATGCTCTCTCCACTGACAACCCCAAGCTCAGCCAAGCTGGCAAGAGCATCTTGATTACCGGCGGCGGAACGACAATTGGCAATAGCATTGGGCGCTCTTTCGTACGTGCCTCGGCTGAAGCAGTCATTATCCTAGGGCGACGTCTTGAGGTCCTCCAAGAGGGCGCCCGTCGCCTTGAGCAAGAGGCAAAAGCCGCTGGAACGCAAACAAAGATCATCCACCGCCAGCTCGACATTACCGACTTCTCCGCCGTCGATGAGTTCTGGAAGCACTTGGCTTCCGAGGGGATTTCCGTCGATGTGTTCGTGTCGAATGCCGCCGCTTTTCCTCAGCTGAAGCCTTTGTTGGAGTCAGGTACAAACAATATGTGGTCAGACCTTAATACCAACGTCCATGCGCCCATGTACCTGTTGGAGAAGTTCCATGCACAGAATActggaaagagaagagcaagaaagccCATT TTCGTTGTCAACGTCTCCAGCAGCATAGCGCACAATTATATGCAAGATGTCACCACGAAGCTTGCCGCATACGCTTTCAACAAATCTTGTAGCACTCTGCTCTTTCAGATGGTTGCCAAGGATACACCCGTTGAGGAGATGCAGATCACTTCGATGCACCCTGGTCTTATCTGGTCACCGGAGTGGGTGAAGATGGGCTTCAAAGAAGATGTTGGATTTGATGACC TCGCTCTCCATGGTAATTTCGCAGTTTGGCTCGCAACCCCTAACGCTGCATTCCTCCAT GGTCGATTCACTTGGGCATCTTGGGATATCAATGAGCTGTCCGAGGGCCCAATTCGCGAGTGTATTGAGAAGGATCCTTACTATCTCAAGATGACCATACGTGGTGCCAACCCATGA